The Lutibacter profundi genome includes a region encoding these proteins:
- a CDS encoding TIGR01212 family radical SAM protein (This family includes YhcC from E. coli K-12, an uncharacterized radical SAM protein.), whose protein sequence is MKFTGKRYLDYSSFIKSTFGKRVQKISLDIGFSCPNRDGSKGYGGCTYCNNNTFNPAYCEPTKSIKEQLEQGISFFGKKYKSQQYLAYFQAYSNTYSDLNSLKKIYEEALNVEGVIGLVIGTRPDCISEEIIDYLSFLSEKYFISLEFGVESTNEKTLINVNRCHTFEETKATYKKCKNKGFHLGAHIIIGLPGETKEELMNHAFEISKLPIDTLKLHHLQIVKNSVMEVQHKRNPENFNLFTSKDYIDFITDFISYLRPDIVIERFISETPQDLLIAPKWNNLKNFEVVAKIDKKLIEKNSWQGKFYQNAK, encoded by the coding sequence GTGAAATTTACAGGAAAACGTTATTTAGATTATTCTTCATTTATCAAATCAACGTTTGGTAAACGTGTACAAAAAATTTCATTAGATATAGGTTTTTCTTGTCCAAACAGAGATGGTTCAAAAGGATACGGCGGTTGCACGTATTGTAATAACAACACTTTTAATCCAGCTTATTGTGAACCAACAAAAAGCATCAAAGAACAATTAGAACAAGGCATTTCTTTCTTCGGAAAAAAATACAAATCACAACAATATTTGGCTTATTTTCAAGCATATTCAAATACGTATTCTGATTTAAATTCGCTTAAAAAAATATATGAGGAAGCTTTAAATGTTGAAGGTGTTATTGGATTAGTAATTGGCACTAGACCTGATTGTATCTCAGAAGAAATTATTGATTATTTATCTTTTTTATCTGAAAAGTACTTCATTTCGTTAGAATTTGGTGTTGAAAGCACCAATGAAAAAACGTTGATAAATGTAAACAGGTGCCATACGTTTGAAGAAACAAAAGCAACGTATAAAAAATGTAAAAACAAGGGGTTTCATTTAGGTGCGCATATAATTATTGGCTTGCCTGGTGAAACAAAAGAGGAATTGATGAATCATGCTTTTGAAATTTCTAAATTACCTATTGACACTTTAAAATTACATCATTTACAAATTGTAAAAAATTCTGTCATGGAAGTTCAGCACAAACGAAATCCGGAGAATTTTAACTTATTTACTTCAAAAGATTATATAGATTTTATAACCGATTTTATCAGCTATTTACGACCAGATATTGTAATTGAACGTTTTATAAGTGAAACACCTCAAGATTTATTAATTGCACCAAAATGGAACAATCTTAAAAACTTTGAAGTAGTTGC